The following coding sequences lie in one Synechococcus sp. PCC 7336 genomic window:
- the tyrS gene encoding tyrosine--tRNA ligase, which translates to MSKTTAANIQRLTERGVVEIFPGGSAALAERLATCDRPLRIKLGIDPTRPDLHLGHTVALRKLRQFQDAGHVAILLIGDFTAQIGDPTGRSEARPRLSAEDVEANSETYLAQARKILDFETPGRLEIRRNSEWLGQLTPSQIVELQAQMTVGQMLAKEDFSQRYASGTPIYLHEFLYPLLQGYDSVVLQADVELGGTDQKFNLLCGRDLQQWRKQPQQFGLLLPLLEGLDGFQKMSKSLDNYVGLTEDPLSMYSKLEKVPDNLVPKYFELLTNWSLAELPDNPRERQIVLATELVAQYHSPEAAERAKQAAREIVKTGSSDATAAIPEFSLAAVNFPAKLAYLLREAQLCKSVGDARRQVENGAVRLDGEKFTDPSQEFMTAEELGDRVLQVGKKRFLRLVP; encoded by the coding sequence TTGAGCAAGACTACCGCAGCCAATATTCAGCGCCTGACCGAACGGGGCGTTGTCGAAATTTTTCCGGGGGGCTCTGCAGCACTGGCCGAGCGGTTAGCCACCTGCGATCGCCCTTTGCGCATTAAACTCGGCATCGATCCCACCCGTCCCGACCTGCACTTGGGGCATACCGTAGCTCTGCGCAAGCTGCGCCAGTTTCAAGATGCCGGACATGTCGCCATTCTGTTGATCGGCGATTTCACTGCCCAAATTGGCGATCCCACAGGGCGGTCTGAGGCTCGCCCCCGCTTGAGTGCCGAGGATGTCGAGGCCAATAGCGAGACCTACTTAGCACAGGCTCGCAAGATTCTCGATTTCGAGACGCCGGGACGGTTGGAAATTCGACGCAATAGCGAGTGGTTGGGCCAACTGACGCCGAGCCAAATTGTCGAGCTGCAGGCGCAGATGACCGTCGGTCAAATGTTGGCGAAAGAAGATTTTTCCCAACGGTATGCATCCGGTACCCCCATTTATTTGCACGAGTTTCTCTACCCGCTACTGCAGGGCTACGACTCGGTGGTGTTGCAAGCAGATGTGGAATTGGGGGGGACCGATCAGAAATTTAATTTGCTCTGCGGTCGCGATCTGCAGCAGTGGCGGAAGCAACCGCAGCAGTTCGGACTCCTCTTGCCTCTGCTGGAAGGCTTGGATGGCTTTCAGAAAATGTCCAAGTCATTGGATAACTATGTCGGCCTGACCGAAGATCCCCTCTCGATGTATTCCAAGCTAGAGAAAGTGCCCGATAACTTGGTGCCCAAATATTTCGAGCTGCTGACCAACTGGTCGCTAGCGGAACTGCCCGACAATCCGAGAGAGCGTCAAATCGTGCTTGCCACCGAGCTGGTCGCTCAGTACCACTCCCCCGAAGCTGCAGAGCGAGCCAAGCAAGCCGCCCGAGAGATCGTCAAAACAGGCAGCAGCGACGCCACTGCCGCGATCCCGGAATTTTCCCTCGCCGCAGTGAATTTTCCGGCCAAGCTGGCCTACTTGCTGCGGGAAGCGCAGTTGTGCAAGAGCGTGGGGGATGCGCGACGGCAGGTGGAAAATGGGGCGGTGCGCTTGGATGGGGAAAAGTTCACCGATCCGAGTCAGGAGTTTATGACTGCCGAAGAATTGGGCGATCGCGTCCTGCAGGTGGGGAAAAAACGTTTCCTGCGCTTGGTCCCATAA
- a CDS encoding amino acid permease yields MKRLFTGASPTVVVPTPNTASDAAKLGTFGGVFTPSILTILGVIMYLRFGWVVGNVGLVGALIIVTLATSITFLTVLSISAIATDRVVRAGGAYYMISRSLGIETGGAVGIPLYFAQAISVALYAIGFAESVVRTFSFLDQQLVAVVTAIAVTALAIVSARTAIRTQYFIMAAIAFSLLSLLFGKPLETTDIEIFGATEQLSEPFWSVFAVFFPAVTGIMSGVNMSGDLKEPTKAIPIGTLAAVGVGYLIYMGLPVLLASRADASTLIADPLIMKRLSLWGPAILLGVWGATLSSALGSILGAPRVLQALSRDRVLPRWMRVLGTGTGSNDEPRIGTIVTLGIVLAAVVLGDLDAIAPVLSMFFLTTYLVLNLAAGIEGFLDSPSFRPTFQVHWSLSLLGAIGCLAVMFLINSVATIAAAAIVAAIFFWLQRRELRTAWGDSRRGMWMAMLRQGIYQLRQQEDTKNWQPHLLVLSGAPTKRWPLIEFANALIHDRGIVTIATVLPSGSRDGAQQESMEDTIRDYIENRGVRALVRVVTAPDPFDGMRQLVETYGIGPLVPNTIVLGSSTDSEHLEAYTNAIVQLHRAKRNAVILRENVQRGFGDRRRIDVWWSGAEGNGGLMLLLADLLAADIDWRQAKLHLKLMVQDNAAVAAARANIERLLRRLRIDAQSQIIESVSRPFHVVLKETSQHADLIFLGMNAPKDNDYAQYYDELQQRTAGLPSTVFVLAASGFTFTDVLRQS; encoded by the coding sequence ATGAAACGTCTTTTTACTGGGGCATCTCCCACGGTAGTAGTCCCCACGCCCAATACAGCTTCTGACGCCGCCAAACTCGGTACGTTTGGCGGCGTATTCACGCCTTCAATCTTGACGATTTTGGGCGTGATCATGTACCTGCGTTTTGGCTGGGTGGTGGGCAATGTTGGCTTAGTGGGGGCGCTAATTATTGTCACTCTCGCTACTAGCATCACGTTTTTAACGGTACTGTCCATCAGCGCAATTGCCACGGATCGCGTCGTTAGGGCGGGAGGGGCTTATTACATGATCAGCCGCTCGCTGGGGATCGAAACGGGCGGCGCGGTGGGTATTCCCCTCTACTTTGCCCAAGCGATTTCGGTGGCGCTATACGCGATTGGTTTTGCCGAAAGCGTTGTTCGCACCTTCAGTTTTCTCGACCAACAACTCGTGGCAGTCGTGACGGCGATCGCGGTGACGGCCCTGGCCATCGTATCGGCGCGAACGGCCATTCGGACCCAGTATTTCATCATGGCGGCGATCGCGTTCTCGCTGTTGTCGCTGCTCTTTGGCAAGCCGCTGGAAACCACCGATATCGAAATATTTGGCGCTACCGAGCAGCTCAGCGAGCCGTTTTGGTCCGTGTTTGCCGTGTTTTTCCCCGCAGTAACAGGCATTATGTCTGGCGTCAATATGTCGGGGGATTTGAAGGAGCCCACCAAGGCCATTCCCATCGGCACGCTAGCGGCTGTGGGGGTAGGATACCTCATTTACATGGGGCTGCCCGTGTTGCTAGCGAGTCGGGCCGATGCCAGCACATTGATTGCCGATCCCCTCATTATGAAAAGACTGTCGCTGTGGGGCCCAGCTATCTTACTTGGGGTATGGGGCGCGACACTATCGAGCGCGCTAGGCAGTATTTTAGGGGCACCGCGCGTGTTGCAGGCCCTCTCCCGCGATCGCGTATTACCTCGCTGGATGCGGGTTCTAGGGACCGGCACCGGCAGCAACGACGAGCCGCGCATCGGCACGATCGTGACCTTGGGAATTGTGCTGGCGGCAGTGGTACTGGGGGACTTGGATGCGATCGCTCCTGTTTTATCCATGTTTTTCTTGACCACGTATTTAGTGCTCAATCTGGCAGCGGGGATCGAAGGATTTTTGGATAGTCCGTCGTTTCGACCCACGTTTCAGGTGCATTGGTCTCTGTCGCTGCTGGGGGCAATTGGCTGTCTGGCGGTGATGTTTTTAATTAATTCGGTGGCCACGATTGCGGCAGCGGCGATCGTGGCCGCGATCTTCTTTTGGTTGCAGCGACGAGAACTGCGGACGGCCTGGGGAGACTCGCGCCGAGGCATGTGGATGGCGATGCTGCGGCAAGGCATTTATCAGTTGCGCCAACAAGAAGATACAAAGAACTGGCAGCCCCATCTGCTGGTGCTGTCGGGAGCACCCACCAAACGCTGGCCTCTAATCGAATTCGCCAACGCTCTCATTCACGATCGCGGTATTGTCACCATTGCCACCGTCTTACCCAGTGGTTCTCGCGATGGCGCGCAGCAAGAGTCTATGGAAGACACCATTCGCGATTACATCGAGAATCGCGGCGTTCGAGCCCTCGTGCGAGTCGTGACGGCCCCCGATCCCTTTGACGGTATGCGCCAACTGGTGGAAACCTATGGCATCGGCCCCCTCGTACCGAACACGATTGTGTTGGGCAGCAGCACCGATTCCGAGCATCTCGAAGCCTATACCAATGCGATCGTGCAACTGCACCGAGCGAAGCGGAATGCGGTCATTTTGCGGGAAAATGTCCAGCGCGGCTTTGGCGATCGCCGTCGCATCGATGTGTGGTGGAGCGGCGCGGAAGGGAACGGAGGCTTGATGCTGCTGCTGGCCGATCTGCTCGCGGCCGATATCGACTGGCGTCAAGCCAAACTGCATCTCAAACTGATGGTGCAAGATAATGCAGCAGTGGCTGCAGCCCGAGCAAACATCGAGCGTCTGTTGCGTCGACTCCGGATCGACGCCCAGTCTCAGATTATCGAATCAGTCAGTCGTCCTTTTCACGTCGTCTTAAAAGAAACCTCGCAGCATGCCGATCTCATCTTTTTGGGAATGAATGCGCCTAAAGATAATGACTACGCTCAGTACTATGACGAGTTGCAGCAGCGCACAGCGGGGCTGCCCAGTACGGTTTTTGTCCTCGCGGCCTCGGGCTTTACCTTTACCGATGTACTCAGACAGAGTTAG
- a CDS encoding metallophosphoesterase has protein sequence MRERVCWQHPEILARGIDQTRLAIDDRGSAETEFTFSAIGDSGSGHKRRHNPQRRVAEQLARKSSSSRFVLHTGDVIYLVGSSEQYLENFIKPYQFLLAGDRTPEQIPYDSMVFGRPFLPVLGNHDYYDLPFLYGAIAQATWPLRWLLRFPKLDVGWHGSRQGDAYARAFLDYLKSCGSPAQLSKHLDRHYTAKTFGQRCLRYQPGEFTRIPNRYYSFHYGGIDFIALDSSTFNNPPSLPNSPEGDSQRRDLERQRQIIQHQQQKLFEAITQLDRTLPEDNGDIDDMDDIYTQLEQLEEQELDIEKQLSRTSSATVDIDQLEWLEQTLIQSWQQPGSRSRVLFFHHPPYVTEATKWHQAQTTVVRQRLRTVLDAVARATAAIRRERPVIDLVLNGHAHCFEYLRTSDTGHADSHIPWVVCGGSGFSLRRQRHEGSVLTEPDLKGNNREIARSYQFLGRSGRGSDKRKAYSFLNIAVKSGEPPSFEIRPQVVERYHHQWHHYELDPIDTKQHTSPSQIAE, from the coding sequence ATGCGAGAGCGCGTTTGCTGGCAGCATCCAGAAATTTTGGCTCGCGGCATCGACCAAACGCGACTGGCGATCGACGATCGCGGCAGTGCTGAGACTGAATTTACGTTTTCGGCGATCGGCGATAGTGGCTCGGGCCACAAACGCAGGCATAATCCTCAACGTCGAGTGGCCGAACAACTCGCCCGAAAAAGTAGTTCGAGCCGATTTGTCTTGCATACCGGCGATGTTATCTACCTAGTCGGGTCGAGCGAACAATATCTCGAAAATTTCATCAAACCCTATCAGTTTCTACTGGCTGGGGATCGAACTCCCGAGCAAATACCCTACGATTCCATGGTATTTGGCCGACCGTTCTTGCCCGTTTTGGGAAACCACGACTACTACGATCTACCATTCCTGTACGGGGCGATCGCTCAAGCAACGTGGCCTTTGCGCTGGCTGCTGCGATTCCCGAAGTTAGATGTGGGATGGCATGGTTCCAGGCAAGGGGATGCCTACGCACGTGCCTTTCTCGACTATCTCAAATCGTGTGGCTCCCCAGCGCAACTGAGCAAACACCTCGATCGCCACTATACTGCTAAGACCTTTGGGCAGCGCTGCCTTCGCTATCAGCCCGGAGAGTTTACGCGCATTCCCAATCGCTACTACAGCTTTCACTACGGAGGCATAGATTTCATTGCTCTAGACTCATCAACCTTCAACAACCCCCCATCCTTACCCAACTCTCCCGAGGGTGACTCTCAGCGCCGCGATCTCGAACGTCAGCGACAAATTATTCAACATCAACAGCAAAAGTTGTTCGAGGCCATTACTCAGCTCGACCGCACACTCCCCGAAGATAATGGCGATATCGACGATATGGACGATATCTACACCCAACTCGAACAACTTGAAGAACAGGAACTCGATATCGAAAAGCAACTCTCTCGGACCAGCTCAGCCACTGTAGATATCGACCAACTCGAATGGCTAGAGCAGACGCTGATTCAATCTTGGCAGCAGCCGGGCTCGCGTAGCCGCGTTCTCTTTTTTCACCATCCCCCCTACGTCACTGAAGCAACCAAGTGGCATCAAGCCCAGACCACTGTTGTCCGACAGCGCCTGCGGACAGTACTCGATGCAGTAGCTCGGGCAACCGCAGCGATTAGGAGAGAGCGACCGGTCATTGACCTCGTACTCAACGGCCACGCCCACTGCTTCGAGTATCTGCGAACGAGCGACACCGGCCACGCCGACTCTCACATTCCATGGGTTGTCTGTGGCGGTAGCGGGTTCAGTTTGCGTCGTCAGCGGCATGAAGGTTCGGTGTTGACTGAACCCGATCTGAAGGGGAACAATCGCGAAATTGCTCGGTCCTACCAATTTCTCGGCCGCAGCGGTCGCGGTTCCGACAAGCGAAAAGCATACTCGTTCTTGAATATTGCGGTTAAATCTGGAGAGCCACCCAGTTTTGAAATTCGCCCACAGGTTGTTGAAAGATACCACCATCAATGGCATCATTACGAACTCGACCCCATCGATACCAAACAGCACACTTCGCCCAGCCAGATCGCAGAATAG
- a CDS encoding isocitrate/isopropylmalate dehydrogenase family protein, producing MVHRVTLIRGDGIGPEVAQATQTVLDATGVGFDWTIVDAGVDVMDQYGTPLPEHVLDAIRDTKTAIKGPITTPVGSGFRSVNVAIRKALDLYANLRPAATIKGVKSTFEDIDLVVVRENTEDLYAGIEFESGTPEAAKAYDFLTNLSGKPMVEGSAIGIKPISEMGSRRIVKFAFEYAKANDRQKVTAVHKANIMKFTDGLFLEVARDVAKDYPEIEFDDRIVDNMCMQLMQKPELYDVLVLPNLYGDIVSDLCAGMVGGLGVAPGANIGRDYACFEAIHGSAPKYAGQNKVNPVALILSGALMLRHLGEQDAAKRVEAAVREVIREGKSVTYDLAKGEPVGTQQMAEAIANAL from the coding sequence ATGGTGCATCGCGTAACGCTAATTCGGGGTGACGGTATCGGTCCCGAGGTGGCTCAGGCAACTCAGACTGTGCTGGATGCCACGGGTGTGGGATTCGACTGGACGATCGTCGATGCAGGCGTTGACGTGATGGACCAATACGGCACCCCTCTGCCAGAACACGTACTCGACGCCATCCGCGACACCAAAACTGCTATCAAAGGCCCCATCACCACCCCTGTCGGCTCCGGCTTTCGCTCCGTCAACGTCGCCATTCGCAAAGCCCTCGACCTCTACGCCAATCTCCGTCCGGCTGCCACCATTAAGGGAGTCAAGAGCACATTCGAAGATATTGATTTGGTGGTGGTTCGGGAAAACACCGAAGATCTCTATGCCGGCATCGAGTTCGAGAGTGGCACCCCCGAAGCAGCAAAGGCGTATGACTTTTTAACCAACCTCTCGGGCAAGCCGATGGTGGAGGGCTCGGCGATCGGCATTAAGCCCATCTCGGAGATGGGTAGCCGCCGGATTGTCAAATTCGCCTTTGAGTACGCCAAGGCAAACGATCGCCAGAAAGTGACCGCCGTCCACAAAGCCAACATCATGAAATTCACCGACGGCCTCTTCTTAGAAGTGGCTCGCGATGTGGCCAAAGACTATCCCGAGATCGAGTTCGACGATCGCATCGTCGATAACATGTGCATGCAATTGATGCAAAAGCCCGAGCTGTACGACGTGCTCGTCTTGCCCAACCTCTACGGCGATATCGTCTCCGACCTGTGTGCGGGCATGGTAGGCGGTCTGGGAGTTGCCCCCGGTGCCAATATCGGTCGAGACTACGCCTGCTTCGAAGCCATCCACGGGTCTGCCCCCAAATACGCCGGTCAGAACAAGGTGAATCCAGTGGCCTTGATCCTGTCTGGAGCATTGATGTTACGCCATCTGGGCGAGCAGGATGCCGCCAAACGGGTGGAAGCTGCTGTACGCGAGGTCATTAGAGAAGGCAAGTCAGTGACTTATGATTTGGCGAAAGGAGAGCCGGTGGGGACGCAACAGATGGCTGAGGCGATCGCCAACGCTCTGTAG
- a CDS encoding chlorophyll a/b-binding protein, with amino-acid sequence MATNATNERNDTTVDGFDRGIVPAETAARKEREGDAYKSLPDNPESSDTSSGYTVDSEGLLNNYATEPEMYVEGGSSSSDPNLEEAQQAKQQRDAARGLAKPRFGFTEYAENLNGRLAMFGFTLCVVTELLTGQGMLSQLGIL; translated from the coding sequence ATGGCTACTAATGCAACAAACGAGCGCAATGACACGACGGTAGATGGGTTTGACCGGGGGATCGTCCCGGCGGAAACCGCTGCCCGCAAGGAGCGCGAGGGCGATGCCTACAAGTCGCTTCCCGACAATCCCGAATCTAGCGATACTTCATCGGGTTATACCGTCGATAGCGAGGGCTTGCTGAACAATTATGCGACCGAGCCAGAAATGTATGTTGAGGGAGGATCGAGCAGCTCGGATCCTAACTTAGAGGAAGCACAGCAGGCAAAGCAGCAGCGAGACGCTGCGCGAGGTCTAGCGAAACCTAGATTTGGATTTACGGAATACGCGGAGAATCTCAATGGCCGCCTCGCGATGTTTGGATTCACGCTCTGTGTAGTCACTGAGTTACTAACTGGTCAGGGCATGTTGTCTCAGCTCGGCATCCTGTAA